Proteins encoded in a region of the Zea mays cultivar B73 chromosome 4, Zm-B73-REFERENCE-NAM-5.0, whole genome shotgun sequence genome:
- the LOC100193122 gene encoding immune-associated nucleotide-binding protein 9 isoform X2 yields MTFELSVFRELGSTTLKDGRTINVIDTPGLFDMSITSDEAGKEIVKCMNMAKDGIHAVLMVFSATSRFSREDASTVETIKVFFGERIVDHMILVFTYGDLVGESKLKKMLNNAPEYLQNVVELCQNRVVVFDNVTEDRRLQAQQLDKLLDVVDSVCAKNGGKPFSDQMFTSIKEVHDREKEVHTSGYSDEQISELKKEIHRTRDEQLAHITNMVEEKLNCTVEKLQQQLMEEQNARLEAEKVAYEARLKSEAEIQKLKESLKKAQMENDEFRRMAQSQGSKCAIL; encoded by the exons ATGACTTTTGAGCTAAGTGTTTTTCGTGAG TTGGGAAGCACTACCCTGAAGGACGGCCGCACCATCAATGTTATTGATACACCAG GGTTATTTGATATGAGCATTACATCGGACGAGGCTGGTAAAGAGATTGTTAAATGCATGAACATGGCTAAAGATGGGATACATGCAGTTCTGATGGTTTTTTCTGCCACATCTCGGTTTTCTCGAGAGGACGCAAGTACAGTTGAGACCATTAAAGTCTTCTTTGGTGAAAGGATTGTCGACCACATGATTTTAGTCTTCACTTATGGAGATTTAGTTGGTGAATCTAAGTTGAAGAAAATGTTAAATAATGCGCCAGAGTATTTGCAG AATGTTGTTGAGCTATGCCAAAACAGAGTGGTTGTCTTCGATAACGTGACTGAAGACCGAAGGCTCCAAGCGCAGCAACTTGACAAATTGCTCGATGTAGTGGATTCAGTTTGTGCAAAAAATGGAGGAAAACCATTTTCAGATCAAATGTTCACTAGCATCAAG GAGGTGCATGATAGAGAAAAAGAGGTGCATACCTCGGGATATTCAGATGAGCAGATATCTGAATTGAAAAAGGAGATTCATAGAACTAGGGATGAACAGCTTGCGCACATAACCAACATG GTCGAGGAAAAGTTAAACTGCACTGTGGAGAAGTTGCAACAGCAGCTCATGGAAGAACAGAACGCAAGGCTGGAAGCTGAGAAGGTGGCGTACGAAGCTAGGCTGAAATCAGAAGCGGAGATCCAGAAGCTCAAGGAGAGCCTCAAGAAAGCTCAAATGGAAAATGATGAGTTCcggaggatggcgcagagccaggGCAGTAAATGTGCTATCCTATAG
- the LOC100193122 gene encoding immune-associated nucleotide-binding protein 9 isoform X1 has translation MGGSQYDDDWVLPSADITLVLVGKLGYGKSATGNSILGREAFVSEYSHASVTNTCQLGSTTLKDGRTINVIDTPGLFDMSITSDEAGKEIVKCMNMAKDGIHAVLMVFSATSRFSREDASTVETIKVFFGERIVDHMILVFTYGDLVGESKLKKMLNNAPEYLQNVVELCQNRVVVFDNVTEDRRLQAQQLDKLLDVVDSVCAKNGGKPFSDQMFTSIKEVHDREKEVHTSGYSDEQISELKKEIHRTRDEQLAHITNMVEEKLNCTVEKLQQQLMEEQNARLEAEKVAYEARLKSEAEIQKLKESLKKAQMENDEFRRMAQSQGSKCAIL, from the exons ATGGGTGGAAGCCAGTATGATGATGACTGGGTGTTGCCCAGTGCCGATATCACTCTTGTTCTGGTTGGGAAACTTGGCTATGGCAAGAGTGCAACTGGAAATAGCATCCTTGGACGGGAAGCATTTGTATCAGAATATTCACATGCCAGTGTTACTAATACTTGTCAGTTGGGAAGCACTACCCTGAAGGACGGCCGCACCATCAATGTTATTGATACACCAG GGTTATTTGATATGAGCATTACATCGGACGAGGCTGGTAAAGAGATTGTTAAATGCATGAACATGGCTAAAGATGGGATACATGCAGTTCTGATGGTTTTTTCTGCCACATCTCGGTTTTCTCGAGAGGACGCAAGTACAGTTGAGACCATTAAAGTCTTCTTTGGTGAAAGGATTGTCGACCACATGATTTTAGTCTTCACTTATGGAGATTTAGTTGGTGAATCTAAGTTGAAGAAAATGTTAAATAATGCGCCAGAGTATTTGCAG AATGTTGTTGAGCTATGCCAAAACAGAGTGGTTGTCTTCGATAACGTGACTGAAGACCGAAGGCTCCAAGCGCAGCAACTTGACAAATTGCTCGATGTAGTGGATTCAGTTTGTGCAAAAAATGGAGGAAAACCATTTTCAGATCAAATGTTCACTAGCATCAAG GAGGTGCATGATAGAGAAAAAGAGGTGCATACCTCGGGATATTCAGATGAGCAGATATCTGAATTGAAAAAGGAGATTCATAGAACTAGGGATGAACAGCTTGCGCACATAACCAACATG GTCGAGGAAAAGTTAAACTGCACTGTGGAGAAGTTGCAACAGCAGCTCATGGAAGAACAGAACGCAAGGCTGGAAGCTGAGAAGGTGGCGTACGAAGCTAGGCTGAAATCAGAAGCGGAGATCCAGAAGCTCAAGGAGAGCCTCAAGAAAGCTCAAATGGAAAATGATGAGTTCcggaggatggcgcagagccaggGCAGTAAATGTGCTATCCTATAG